From uncultured Pseudodesulfovibrio sp.:
ATAAATTAGAGGCTTACAATATGAACTTCACTTCCGACGCGCCACCTGAGTACCTTGATTTACAAAAGCTCACATTGCGCTTCGTTAGACGTTGGAAAACCATAATCATGTTCGTAGCGTTCACGGTTGCCTTGGTCATGCTATCGTCACGCCCGGCAAGCATCATTTCAAACCAAAGCCTCTCGATTTCGCCTCCGGGCTCCCCGGAGACTGAAGGATTTGATCCGTCTGAAGAGCTGTTCATCTTTACACGGGAATTCATCAAGTCCGACGGCCTGCAAAACGCTCTTGCTGCCAAGCTCGGCATCCCGGTCAATTCATTCAGGATACAAGCAACTTTTCAGGACATCTCCAGCACCATGGTCATCAACTGTATCGCTCAGGATCGATCCATTGCTATATCTGCCGGAAACAACGTTCTGCCCGTGCTAGCCGAGGCCATTGCCCCGGTCATCGCCCCGTATAAAAACCGATATACTGACGCGGCACAGTTCTTCCCTAAGTCCAAAAAGCAGCTGGCGCACATCGAGCAGACCCTCGCTGCGTCCAAAACTGCGCTCATGGATCTGGCCAAAAAAAACGATAAAAAAATTCCAACAGAACTGTGGCTTGACATCCTCGATCAAGTCCAGACTGCCAATCTGCAAATTAAAGCCATGGAAGGTACTTTCAACGCCAGTTACAAGGAAAGCTTAAACAACGTCATGACGCCTGAGCTTCGCCGTGTCGCAAAACCGCACACCCTTCAACCTAAAACGAAACTCAAGCAGGCGATCATCCTCTTCGTTTCGTTCGTAGGCGGCCTGATGACAGCTATACTCTGGATCGTTCTGTCGGATTGGGTCAGCGACATCATCCGGCTTCATCGCGCGGAAAAGAACGCCAACTAGCAAAAAAACGATATAATTGCCAAAAATATCTTTAAAATTTGGCATCAAAATAATACCTCAATAGCCGCAACTATCTCAACTACTTCCAGGAAAAAAATAAGGATAATTAGTCATGAAAGTACTCATACTCGGTGGTGACGGATACCTCGGTTGGCCCACAGCGATGAACTGCAATGCCAAAGGCCATGAAGTCGCAGTCGTGGACAACTATCTGCGCCGCAACATCTGTAATGAACTTGATGTAGCCGAACTGTTTGGCGTTCCCAATCTGTCGGAACGTGCCAGAAAATGGAAAGACCTTTCCGGCTCGAACATCCCCGTCTACATCGGCGACCTTTCCGACTGGAGTTTCATCTCCGAAGTGTTCAAAGAATTCACCCCGGATGCCATCATCCACTATGCCGAGCAGCCGTCCGCTCCGTACTCCATGCTCAACCGCCGGGCCGCTTCCAAGACCTTGATCAACAACCTCGAAGTCACGGCCAACGTCATCTACGCGGTCCGCGAATTCAACAAGGACGCCCACATCATCAAGCTCGGCACCATGGGCGAATACGGCACTCCGAATATCGACATTGAAGAAGGCTGGCTGGATATCGAACACAAGGGACGCAGCGACCGTTTCCTCTTCCCCCGCCAAGCAAGCAGCCTCTACCACACCACCAAAATCATGGATACTGACCTCCTCTGGTTCTATGTTCGCATGTGGGGACTCCGCGTCACCGACCTGATGCAAGGGCCGGTTTACGGCTTTGCTACCGAAGAAAACGAAGGGCACCCCGATCTCTACCCCTTCTTCAACTACGACGAACTGTTCGGCACGGTCATCAACCGCTTCATAACCCAGGCTGTGGCAGGATATCCGCTGACCATCTATGGAAAAGGCGGACAGACCCGCGGCTATCTCGATATTAAAGACACCCTCAATTGCGTCCGCCTGTCCCTCGAGAACCCAGCCGACAAGGGCGAACTGCGCATCTTCAATCAGTACACGGAGACCTTCTCCGTCAACGATCTTGCCCAGCGCATCGAATCCGTCGGTAACGGGCTCGGCCTGAACGTGCAACTCAACCACCTTGAAAACCCACGCAAGGAACTGGAAGAACATTATTACAATCCGACTGCCACAGGCCTTCTTGACCTAGGTCTTGAGCCCAACTTCCTGACGGATGATTCTCTCGCTGCCATGATGGAAGAAGTGATGCGCTACAAGGACTCCATCGACGAACACAAGATCTTCAGAAAAATCGCCTGGTCATAAAATCCAGCAAAACCCGCATGACCAGCAAGCTGACAAAGAATTATGCCCACATAGCCGTCTCCCAAGGCACGATAGTCCTGGCAAAGAGCCTGCTGCTTCTCATTTTGGGAAGAGAACTCGGAGCCTCGGGATTTGGCGTATACACGCTCCTGTTTGCAACACCTGTCCTGATATCGACTATTGCAACACTAGGCGTCAGCCGGGCCATCACATTCAACCTAAGCGGCGGTGATCACGGGCGGGAAACAGTACTTGGTAATCATGCGTACCTGGTATGTGGCATCATTCTCATGGTTACCGCATGCCAGGCCGTATTATTCCCCCTGTTTCATAAAACGTTTTTCAGCATACTAGGACGCTCAGAAATGAACGCGAGCCTGCTGATCGGCGCAGCCTTCACCCTACAAATCGCCAACAATGGAGTTCTGCACGGTGTAGGCGGATTCCATCGACTCCCTCTGGCAACGGTCCTCCAGTGGAGTGTTAATCTGGGGGGCATCGGTTTTTTCTGGATCCAGGGGGCGCTGACTCCGGCCAATGCCGGATTCGCCTATGCACTCGGTCTGGCCGTTTTTGGATGCTTCACTTTACTCTGCCCGGAAATGCGCGGCGTCTTCCGGCTCCAAAGACCTGACTCAACGTATTTCAAATCATGCTTTGCCTATGGCTCCAAAGCAAGTGCGCTCACTCTGACCAACACCATCAATCTCCGCCTGGACTATTACATCGTCGCGTATTTTCTACCCGCAACTGATCTAGGATTCTATTCTCTGGCGACCTCTGCTTGCGAAGTCTTCCTCAATGTGTTCAGCAGAGGACTCGACTTTGTTCTCCTGCCTTGGGCGGCAAAACAGTCCCACGGCAATCGCATAGAGCAAACCGCACGGCTCACTAGGATAACATTCACCCTGACCCTGATTCTGGCGATAGGCATATTGATGCTGGCCGCACCCACTGTCACCTTTTTCTTCGGGCAGGAATACGCTCCCACCGTCGCGGCACTAAAGTTGTTGCTTCCCGGACTGATCGCCCTGAGTCTATCCTATACTTTGACCGGCATCCTCATGGGCGTAAACCGGCTCACACCTCTGTTGTGGGCAGGAATCATTTCGTTCATGGCTACGTTAATACTCGACATAGAGCTCATCCCACGCATCGGAATCAATGGCGCGGCCATGGCATCGAGCGTTGCCTACTGGATACAGACAGGCATCATACTTGTCGCAGTCAGACGTGAAAGCGGGTACTCATACTCACGTTACTTCTTTCCCGGAAAAAACGACTTTTCCATGAAAGACAGACGGAGATAGAGATTAGTCCATGACCAGAACAGAATCATCTCAGCAGATCAAACACCTGTGCGTCCTCGCGGCTGTGATTCTCATGGCGCACATCACGGACATCGGCGGCCTCGGCATTGTGGCTGTACTAGTGTACATTCCCTACGCTCTTTCCCGTCCGGCCTTTGCCATAGCCATGACGCTGCTGGCCCTATCCGTCATGCCTCCAGTTCCACGATCCATCGGATGGAAAGAAATTATCTTCTGCCTGACGTTTGCCACGGCCATGGGGCGTTGGCTCGTCCTGTTCTGCAAAGATTCACGTATTCCGGCCACTCCGGTAACGGTCCCTGCCCTTGCTTTTCTAGGGCTCGCCATTGCCTCAATCCTGCCCGCAGCCTTGGCCGGGACGCCCATACTCCTCTGGGTCCGCGGCATCGCGCCCTTCCTGGCCTTCACCATATTCCTTCCGGCCCTAAGCGATCTCAAAACACAAGAAGCTCGGCGAGTTATTGTGACTGCCCTGTTCCTGTCGGGCGGAATGTTCGCCATACAAATCCTGATGGTCATACCTCAGGCATGGATGTCGGCAGCCACGACTCACCACTGGATCGCCCTGAGGGCCAAACTTCCAGCCAATGCCTTCCAACCCGCAATTCTCGCCGCCTGCTCCTTTTGCGTGGGCCAACTTGCACTGCCGCCATCGCAAATCAACCAGCGATACATATTGTGTTTCATTTTCCTGACCACCGCCATCTCGTTGACATTTCTGCGCAGCATGATCCTCATCCTGGCGATTCTGGGTTTCATGGCCGTCATGGTCAATTTTTACATGAATCCCAAACTCCTCCAGCGAGTTCTCGGTAAATGGATCAAACTCGCGATCGTACTCGCTGTCTGTTTCGTGGCTTCCCTCTTCATACCGGCAGTGCTCAACTTCTATCTTCTCATTTTCAAAACATTTGTCATGCGCTTTGGCTCCGGAGAATACAGTTTCTTCGAGTCCGGGAGATATCTCGAATGGGTCGCCATTCTGAACCTTGCCGACGCCACGGATCTGTGGAGATTGGGGACAGGCTGGGGATTGGGAAAAAAGATAACCTTCCTCCATATCTATCTCGGAAAAGAACTGACCTACGGTTACACCCACTGCATCCTGTCGTACATCCTGCTGACAACGGGCATCATC
This genomic window contains:
- a CDS encoding NAD-dependent epimerase/dehydratase family protein, coding for MKVLILGGDGYLGWPTAMNCNAKGHEVAVVDNYLRRNICNELDVAELFGVPNLSERARKWKDLSGSNIPVYIGDLSDWSFISEVFKEFTPDAIIHYAEQPSAPYSMLNRRAASKTLINNLEVTANVIYAVREFNKDAHIIKLGTMGEYGTPNIDIEEGWLDIEHKGRSDRFLFPRQASSLYHTTKIMDTDLLWFYVRMWGLRVTDLMQGPVYGFATEENEGHPDLYPFFNYDELFGTVINRFITQAVAGYPLTIYGKGGQTRGYLDIKDTLNCVRLSLENPADKGELRIFNQYTETFSVNDLAQRIESVGNGLGLNVQLNHLENPRKELEEHYYNPTATGLLDLGLEPNFLTDDSLAAMMEEVMRYKDSIDEHKIFRKIAWS
- a CDS encoding oligosaccharide flippase family protein is translated as MTSKLTKNYAHIAVSQGTIVLAKSLLLLILGRELGASGFGVYTLLFATPVLISTIATLGVSRAITFNLSGGDHGRETVLGNHAYLVCGIILMVTACQAVLFPLFHKTFFSILGRSEMNASLLIGAAFTLQIANNGVLHGVGGFHRLPLATVLQWSVNLGGIGFFWIQGALTPANAGFAYALGLAVFGCFTLLCPEMRGVFRLQRPDSTYFKSCFAYGSKASALTLTNTINLRLDYYIVAYFLPATDLGFYSLATSACEVFLNVFSRGLDFVLLPWAAKQSHGNRIEQTARLTRITFTLTLILAIGILMLAAPTVTFFFGQEYAPTVAALKLLLPGLIALSLSYTLTGILMGVNRLTPLLWAGIISFMATLILDIELIPRIGINGAAMASSVAYWIQTGIILVAVRRESGYSYSRYFFPGKNDFSMKDRRR